A region from the Coffea eugenioides isolate CCC68of chromosome 9, Ceug_1.0, whole genome shotgun sequence genome encodes:
- the LOC113782195 gene encoding cell wall protein DAN4-like, with product MPTFPRSPPILPKYTIATTPVVLTAVNSSSMPTLQTSEAKAQQITDSSSSPSAIPIPTTASSSSTTTTTITSTSASTSIAVTSTTVSTPTASMPKNRRRSVVQSARVLPQIIKPLSAEGEINAALHHLRVVDPLLATLIDTHQPPAFESHHSPFLALTKSILYQQLAYKAGTSIYNCFVVLCGGETAVLPDDVLGLSTQQLKQVGVSGRKASYLYDHGLKSTVR from the coding sequence ATGCCGACGTTTCCCAGAAGCCCTCCAATCCTTCCAAAATACACCATTGCCACCACCCCCGTTGTTCTCACCGCCGTTAACTCCTCCTCAATGCCCACCCTGCAGACTTCCGAGGCCAAAGCCCAACAAATTACTGATTCTTCCTCCTCCCCTTCTGCCATACCTATTCCGACCACTGCTTCCTCCTCCTCTACCACCACCACTACCATCACCTCCACCTCCGCGTCGACCAGCATTGCTGTTACTTCCACCACAGTTTCCACACCCACGGCATCTATGCCCAAGAATCGGAGGCGTAGTGTTGTCCAATCAGCTAGGGTTCTGCCCCAGATCATCAAACCCCTGTCGGCCGAGGGTGAAATCAATGCCGCTCTCCACCACCTCCGCGTTGTTGACCCTTTACTTGCTACCCTGATCGATACCCACCAGCCTCCGGCATTTGAGTCTCACCACTCCCCATTCCTTGCCCTCACCAAGAGCATTCTCTATCAGCAACTCGCCTACAAAGCAGGCACCTCAATCTACAATTGCTTTGTAGTGCTCTGCGGTGGTGAGACTGCAGTTCTTCCCGACGATGTGCTGGGTCTATCTACTCAGCAGCTCAAGCAAGTCGGTGTCTCTGGTAGAAAAGCCAGCTATTTATATGACCATGGCCTCAAATCAACTGTGCGTTAG